The sequence TCGTCTAATCCCACCAACACCCCCAATTCCCGCAGGTGAGACAGGGTATCATGCACGGCGGCCAACGGCCCCACCAACACCCCCTCCGTAATCTCCAAAACCAACTGCTGAGGTTGTAACCCGGTGGCCTGCAACCCATCCGCCACATCCGAGACAAACCCCGGGTCGGTCAACTGTAGTGGTGATACATTGACGTGCATTTGTAAGCATAGCCAATCTGGCAACCGAGTCTGCCACTGAGCCAATTGGTGCAACGCCCGCCGCAATATCCACCGCCCCAGGGGCACCATCAACCCACTGGACTCCGCCAAAGGGATAAACTCCCCCGGCCCCAACAGCCCCCCAATCGGATGTTGCCAGCGCACCAAAGCTTCAAACCCCACCGTTGCCCCCGTCACCACATCCACCACCGGCTGGTAATGGAGGACAAACTCCTGCCGCATCAAGCCCAAATTGAGGTCGTACGTATATCCCTGCACCTGGGTTACCTCCTCGTCAAAAGGCACCTCCTGGTCAATGGTTGTGACCGTAATCACCACCGCCCGCACCCCCGGATTGGTCAATTCATTCAGGAAGGTCAACCCTAGCCCCCCCTCCCGGACACGCAGAGCGCACCGCCCCGAGACACTGACCCCCGGTTCCTCGAGCACCTGATACCAAACCGCCTGCATCTCCGCAAAATCCCTTGGGTGGACGTAATCCCACCAGTGATGCCCCAACAGCTCTGACCCTTCCCGTCCCAGCAGGGGTTGCCAACTGCCCCGAGTGCCAATCACTACCCCAGCCTGATTTACCAGTAATACCGGTTCCTTGGGAGCTAAATGAGAGATCATAAAAAGAGGGTTATATATGTGAAAGGAGCATGAAATTAGGAGCTAATTCAAGATTTAGTCCCGAAAAAGCCCTAGACGTTTTAGCCATTAAATGATTTACGTTAGTTAATAAGATAACAGACCTGAGA comes from Synechococcus sp. C9 and encodes:
- a CDS encoding EAL domain-containing protein; translated protein: MISHLAPKEPVLLVNQAGVVIGTRGSWQPLLGREGSELLGHHWWDYVHPRDFAEMQAVWYQVLEEPGVSVSGRCALRVREGGLGLTFLNELTNPGVRAVVITVTTIDQEVPFDEEVTQVQGYTYDLNLGLMRQEFVLHYQPVVDVVTGATVGFEALVRWQHPIGGLLGPGEFIPLAESSGLMVPLGRWILRRALHQLAQWQTRLPDWLCLQMHVNVSPLQLTDPGFVSDVADGLQATGLQPQQLVLEITEGVLVGPLAAVHDTLSHLRELGVLVGLDDFGTGYSSLGRLHDLAIQYLKIDRSFLLGMGPRAQAIVAAMVNLGASLGLTVVAEGVETEMQRLWLKRLGCPLAQGYLFARPLPAAQVLAFLAQTTSVI